A window of Chitinophagales bacterium genomic DNA:
TGTCGGTAATAGAATACTCTTGGTTTTCATCCGCCGTACTGCTAAACATCCAACCATAAACGCCGGGATAATAATTACCATCTTTATCTTTATTCTGCGTGGCGCCGGGAACAGTTATTTCTCTTGCTGTACGTGCATTTTTTGCCGCTAAGCCAATGTACCTTATGCCTGCACCGCTTGCCGCAAGGGCATATTTAACAGTTGCAGGACCAGAGGAGCCAAAACCATTGTCATCCTCAAACAATCCGCCTTTTGTTGCATCGGCTATCATGGTATGGAAAGTAACATGAGTGATTTGTGTATCGTTAAGAAACCGTAATGCCATTGCAGCAACAAAAAGGCTGTGTGCCCAGCGCCCGGCAAGGTTATATGTTCCATCATCTAAATTAAATTCTGTAATCCAGCCTTCTTTATTATAATCAGTAAGCAATTTAAATTGTTCCTGCAGGTCGTTAACGGGGTCATAAGCTTCCAGATCCTGGAAAGCAACGAATGGTTCGCTAAAAACTATAGGAAGTACTGTGTTCCATAAAGTTACTAAATCATAGTCGTCCAAGTTTTCTGATGAGATTCCAGGAATTGATTTATCGAGCCCTGTAGGAGGGTATACGTGAAAGGTAAGGGCGTCAATATTGTCCATATATCCGTTTACAAAAAGATGATTATTCCATTCGTTTCTTCGTTCGGAGGGTGGAGATAGTTTTGTGGTAGCAGCAACCGCAGCGGTTTTAATACCGGGAAAATACTTTTTTATCAATGTGCTCCATCCGTGGGCCGATTTTGCATAATTATCGGTTCCGGTTTCGAAACGTATATTGGTTTCCATTCCATCGAGATAAAATTCATTTCCTAGCTCAGCATATCTTACTGCCAATCCAAGGCAATGTGCCTTGAATAATTCTCCAACCTGTGTACCGCTATCTGAGGTCACGAGGTTAAGAGCAAAAATGGGAATGGCAGCAGTTCCATCGGTCAGGAACCGTAAATCCTGTAAGGTATTTGGCAACGGCGAAGCTGAATTATTATCCCAGGGTAAACCATCCTGGGCGAAATCGGGGAGCGGAAAAGGATCGTAAAAGGTTCGTGCATCACCGCTTGAGGAAGCTGTGGTAAAAGTGTAAGGATTATAACTGGTATTATAAAGCGGATTGTTGTAACCACGGAACCAGCCGGTTCTCCAGTTCCACCAATTTGAAATACTTCCTCCCGGATACCGTACTAAATCCGGGTGCATAGCAGGAGCCTTCGTTGGAGGTCCTGCGTCAACTCCTTTACCTGTACCTAATCCAATATCACCCTTTGTTATATTTTCTCCGTTATTTCCTAGGTAGTCTTCACATTTTCGCGACTGAGGAGCAAGATTTGGATTTAAGATGGCAATGAAATAAAATCCACATGCACTAATTGCAATATATCCCACTGTAGCCAAAGTAAAATTCCCGTTAAATGAAGAAATGTTTGCATTTCCACCTGAAAGAAATATCCCATTTAAAGCAGAAGTGCCAGATGTGGTGATATCATCGCGAACCCTAAAATAAACCTGGTTAAAATTTATCCCTATTAATTTAATGGTTCCGGAAGTTACCGATAACGATCCATTTATATCAAAAATAAAATACGAATTTATATCACCTTGTAACTTCAAAGTATCAGTCAAGGTAGCATTTCCGGTAATCCTATAAATGCCAGAGGAATAAGTTTGACTGTTTAAGATAGCTGATATGGATGTCGCGGAAAGCTGTGAAATTTTAGTTCTTGCAGTATCGGCATGACGCAAAGCCAAATTTACGATAGATGTATTAATTAAGATTGAATCGCTGGCATAAACACTATCCACAGATGAACCTGAACCTACAGCACCTTCTACATTAATAATACAATTGGAACTACTAATATTTCCTTGCGCAAGCAAAGGGAATCTCTTGACAGATTTAATATCGAAACCAGTTACCGTTACTTTAACCGTATCGAATCCTATGGAACCATCTGCATCAGTGACACGTAAGTAATATTGAATGGTGGAAAACGGTATGGCATGCGGATTTGATACACTTGCATTATCCAGCGCATAAGAGGTAACCCATTGATATGTAAATGGAGATATGCCCCCGGTAGCGGCTGGAGTGCCGCCAAGAGTAACCGAGGAACCTAAGGAAATAGTTGCGTCGTTTCCAGCGTGTGCATAGACCGCGGATGATCGTTTGCCAATCGTAAAATAGCTCAATGCATTTACTGAATTGTTTGATTGCATGCTGCCGCTCGATATTGTACCTGTTACCACCACAGGTCCGGTATTATTCCATTTTCCTCCATCCCATTTTGCAATCCTTAATGAGGGTGTAGTTACAATATCACAAGTACTATTATCCCAGTACAGAGTTACCTTAATTAAGCTAGTGCCTAACGTCCTTTTCAACATCCAATACTCACATTTACTAATATAGGTTAATGAATCTTTTTTAATACTTACATTTTGTTCCGTATTAAAGTATTCAGCTCTAAAAGCATCGGTGGTCAATGACGGTGCAGTAATCGCAATTGGTTTGTAGAGACTTCCCTTCCCCACAGGAAATGTAAACGAAGTATTCCCAATCTTTATGACCGGTCCTTTGACAAAGCTACTATTAGAAACACTAGTGGCTGTTGCTCCACTCCTTAGCGTTAAAACATTGGTTGTGTCCGTAATAATATAACCATTGACTAAATCCAAATTATTAGAAACTGAAACTGCCTTCTGCAACGTTATCTGTCCCCCATTTTTATCCACCACCATCTTATACAACTGTGGTGATACTGCACCATAGATAGCCTGAGCATTTGTACCGGTGAATTTGAAAGTCGTATTCCCTATGGAAGTTAATGACGTATTGTTCCATTTAATATCCTTCAATATTTTAAGAGTTCCGCCATTGATGATACAGTCAGCGCTTTGCGAGGTAACGAATGTATCAGCTACTTGTACGGTACCGGAAATAGTGTGTATTCCTCCTAAGCCAAACATTTCCAGGTCGTAGAACTTCATGGTACCGGATGAACTATTCTTCAAGGTGTTATTGTAGTAGCACATCACCCGTGAGGTTCCTTCATTGACTGTTCCTGCGATATACTCCCACATGGTGCTTCCACCCATACCTATTCTCCCCATTAAGGTTACCGTTCCTCCTGTTTTATTAAATTGAATATTTGGAAGCTTCCCCGAGATGCTACTTCCCTGGTTATCATTAATAGTTTGGGTACCCGTGCCATTGACAATGATAGTGACTGTTCCACCTCCCACGGATGCTGTGTTGGAACTTAAAATATTACCCGGTACTTCAATGGTTGAGCTGGTGGTGGTGTTCAAAAAGAGTTGATTGCTTCCAGAAAGTGTCAGCTTATGATCCACCTCAAGGGTAATGTTCTTAATAGTAAACTGTGTTGTTTGTGATGGAGCAGTAAATTCAGCATCATAGAAGATGTAGCGACTAGTGTTGGCTGATGAATTGATAACGGTAGTAGTGTTTGAGGCTTTTTTGAAAACAACTTTACCACTGTTGTGGGTGAAGCTTCCGGTTTTAAGCGTTACATCACCTGCTAGGGTCATGGTACCGGACGTACTGGCGAAAGCGGTTCCGTCAATAGTAAATGAGCTATTGCAGTTGATGGTAGCACTGCCACCACTGAAGGTGCCCCCTTTCAGGCTACCGATATCAAAGGTGAGGGTCTTGCCTGTATTAAGAGAAACGGTGCCGGTGTAGGCTGAGGTCATGGTTATTTTCCCAACGGTTATATTAGTATCCATCACCGCATTGGTTGTAGCACAACTTCCATTGAAAAGTATGGTATCTACAGAAGTCGGAAACACCGTTGCTACTGCACCGGTGCAGCTGCCGATACAGTAATTGCTCTTTATCTTCATGCTGGTAGAACTACCTTGTGGTTTCCAGTAGAAGTTTTGCTGTGAGTAACTATTTGATGAAATGGAAAAGAGTAGAGAAAAAAGAAGTGAGGACAGTAATAGTTTTTTCATGGAGGGAGTTGAGCTTATGGAAAAAAGGAGAGAAACAAAAGAATGAGAGTATAACCGTGACTAGTTGGAATATGTCGCCTTATATTCCATCTCAGCTACAGTATTACCTTCCACGGTAACTAAAATATCCATGTAATAGTCACCATGAGAAAAAGAACCTATTGGTAGGATGAGCATGTTGTCTGCTTCGGTCAAATTGGTTCCTAAACTGAAAGTTTGATTGGATAGATCACTGCTGTCCGGAGCTGAGCCGATGAGTATTTGTACCGATTGTACTGGAAGGCTATCTGAAAGAAATACAGTGAGGTTGCCGGATGGCCAGTCGATGAAAGAATCGAGGATCTTGGTTTGGGCTCTTGAAAAAAGCACACTTAAAAAAAGCGCACAGAGTGTGGAGAAAAATTTCATAGTAAGGTTAATTAAAATGGAGTACTAAAAATATATAATTGATGTAACAAAACCAAATTTCAATAGCGGCTGCATGAATTTAAGATAGTGGTTTAATTTATCTTTATATAACAGGGCATACCATTCCTAATGCATACACTGCAGTGAATTTCAACGACTGATCAATAACTTCATGAATAAAAAACTTCATATCAAAATATAACATGCTGATTGACTTTCTCAACCCTAATCAAATTATTGCTTTAGAATTTTATTTTAGTTTTCTTTAATACCTTTAAATCTTAATCATAATACTCATGAAAAAATTATTTTTTCTTTTTCTGCTGTCAGGCTGTGCGGTACGACTGTTGGCTCAGGATGTTAATTTTTTAGATGGTACCTGGGACCAGGTGCTTGCTAAAGCCGCTGCTGAAAATAAATATATTATGGTGGATGCATATACCGCCTGGTGCGGACCCTGCAAGATGATGGATAAGGAAAAATACCATGGCAATGCCGAGGTTGCAACCTTCATTAATGCCAACTACGTTGCTTATAAATCTGACTGCGAGAATGGACATGGTGTTGACCTGGCCATGAAGTTTAAAGTGCGCGCATATCCTACCGTATTACTATTTAATCCACAGGGGCAATTGGTATCAAAATTTGTAGGATATAACCCGAAAGAAGATGAATTCTTAAAACCATTCCGCGAAGCGCTTGCTATAAAAACAGCAAAGGTTATGGCTTATGACTCCAGGGTTATCGATCCGGGGTTCCCTGATTTTTATAAAAAAGCATTTACCGCAAACGGGATTAAAGGAACCATGCCGGATAAGGATATGGTTGAAAAATACCTTGATGATCAAAGCGATAAATTTTCAGAAGTTAGCTGGGCCGTGTTATCTGTTTTTAATGCGCCCGGAAAGTATCAGCAATTCTTTCTGACTAATTATGAAAAATACCATCAGCTCTACGGTGCAGAAACAGAAGATATTATTCAAAACCTGGTCGGTAAAATGAGCCAGCAGGCTAATAAATCTCACGATGAAAAAGTCTTGAAAGATGCGCTCGCAATGGTAGACCAGTATATGGCGCCCGACCAAAAGGATGACTATAAGATGTATGTTAGCACCTCATTTTATGCAGGTGAAAATCACTGGAAAGAGTATGTAGAAGCGTTTGATGAATATTTTAATAAAAAGGGAATGGACCAGGAGACCCTTAACCAGGTAGCATGGACCATCTATGAAAAATGTGATGACCCAACCTGTGTAAAAAAGGCTTTGAGCTGGATGGATAAGATCAATCCCGATATAAAAGATTATTATATTATGGATACCTATGCCGCGCTGCTCTTTAAGGGTGGACGCTCAGATGAAGCTGAAAAATGGGCACAGAAGGCCATTGACCAGGGGAAAAGCGAAAACCAGGAAACGGCATCTACAGAAGAATTGCTTGGGAAAATAAAATCCGCTAAAGGCGGAAATAAATAAATATTCTACAGTAGATAATATTTTTTCGAATTGCCCATTCCGTAACTATGGATGCCAAACAATTAGCTGCAGAAAAAGCAGTAGATTATGTAAAGAGCGGAATGGTAGTAGGTCTCGGTACTGGCTCAACAGCGAAATATGCAATAATCAAAATTGGTTCCATGGTGAAGCAAGGGCTTCAAATTAAAGCCATTGCCACTTCACTGCAATCAGAGACCCTGGCAAAAAGTGAAGGGATTAATATTACTTCATTTGCTGAGGTTAAGAGCATTGATATTACTATTGATGGTGCGGATGAGGCGGACGCGGAATTTAATCTTATTAAAGGCGGAGGAGGGGCACTCCTGCATGAAAAAATCGTTGCAGCTGCAAGTAAATTTTATGTAATAGTAGTGGATGAAAAAAAGCTGGTAACGCAGCTTGGAAAATTTCCTTTGCCCGTAGAAGTGATTCCTTTCGGGTGGGAAGTGACAAAACAAAAACTGTTGCAACTCGATTGCACCACTAAGCTAAGGTATGCCGGTAAAATACCTTTTGTCACGGACAGCGGTCATTATATTATCGATTGTCATTTCTCACGAATAAACGATCCTGAAACCCTTCATACAAAAATTAATAATATCCCCGGTGTTGTTGAGAATGGTTTGTTTCTTCAGATGGCCGATGAAATAATTGTGGGTTATACGGATGGCAATTTAAAAACAATGAAACGTAATGATATTGAATGATGGATAGTCAAGAGAATTAAAAAATTAAAGTTGAGGGAAGTATCAAACGCTGTGGCTTATAATTACATAATGAATTTTCCAATACATCAAAACCTGCCACGGATAGGTGTGATAGTAATGATTTTGGTTGTCTTTGCATGCTCTGACAAGGACAACACTTTAACAACAGATGCCTGCTATGGAACGTCCTGCCTGAACGGTGGTACCTGTCTAAACGGTTCCTGTAATTGTCCCCAGGGGTACGCTGGCTTTCATTGTGAAACCAAATTGACTCCGGTTTCCTTAACCATAACCGGAATAGAAGTAAGCCTGTTTCCCCTCACTGATTTTAGCGATAATATGTGGGATGCATCGGACCGTTCTAATCCTGATCCTTATATATTGTTAAACCCCGGACCAGCTACGGTATTTTCTTATTACAAAAGTGAAGTAGTAAATAATGCAATAGCTCCTCTAAGCTATTCAAATGATCTTCCTTATACGCTTTCCAATATTGATCAGGGCTGGAGTATTTCAGTCGTGGATGACGATCAAAGTGAAGGTTATCAGGATCAGATTATGGGAGGTTTTTATTTTACTCCAATATCTTATGATACAGATTTTCCTCAGACGATTGAATTAATTTCTTCCGTTCAATCTTTGTCAATTACATTAGCCGTAATATGGAATTTTTGAAATTTAATCAATCTCAAAATGCTGTTCCAATCAATTCATCTGCATAAATAGAATCGTTATAAGTAAAACAATTTTATGCCCGCGGATGTTTCACATGAACCATAGGATTCACTCACTATTGTAAGGACAAATGTTAAATTAAAAATACAATGGGCCGAACTATTAAGAAACCGTTAAACATTCCATTACACTTTTCGCTATAAAAATGTGTGTGTGCTAAAGGTTGTTCCTTCAAGTACTCATTAAAATTTTACATTAATAATATTTACCGGTCGCGAAATTTTAATATTATAATGGCTGATGACGATCTGGATGATGCTGCGTTTGTGATGGAAGCTCTTGATGTTGTGGATCCTCATATTGGACTAAAGCATGTTCCAGATGGACAGTATCTGATAGATATGCTGCATGGTTTGGGAAATTTACATACGGAAAGACACGCGCCCCTAATCTTATTGGATCTAAATATGCCACGCAAAGGAGGATTGGAAACATTAAGAGAAATCAGAAGTAATCCTTTCTTAAACATACTTCCGGTTTTAATTCTTTCCACGTCTGCAAGTCAAAGAGACATACAAGAAGCATATATAAACGGGGCAAACTGCTATGTTATTAAGCCCTTTACCTTTAATGACTGGATTTACCTGATGAAAGGATTAACGCGTTTTTGGTTAAGAAAAGTAATTGGAACGTTATAGTAAATGGAGCTTTAGAGCACCGCTTCTATTAACCTTAAAAACTCAATCACATTATTAATTACAGGAAAATTGGAATAGAAGTAATAAGGCTTCGGCCATTATACCCGTGTAGATATTAGTAAAAAAGCTAACTTAGATTTTACAGTATTGTTATGTTTTTTTTAATTCTATTAAAGTAATTTCCGGTGAAATCCCCAGACGTCCAGGATACGCTAGAAATCCCAATCCGCGGTTGACATAAAGATATTGATTTAATTCCTGATATAACCCTGCCCAATGTGGGTAAAAATATTGTGAGGGACTCCAACGTATAAACCCGGGAATTTCGATACCCATTTGGAAGCCATGTGTATGACCGCTGAATGTAACGTCTACATCCTTATAGGCTTTTGAAACTTCTGCATCCCAGTGTGTCGGATCATGGCTCAATAGCAATTTTACCTTAGCTTTCTCTGAACCAGCATATGACTTAGCCATATCACCATATTTCTGAAATCTTGTTCCCCAGTTTTCCATACCAATGATTGCAATCTGTTCTTCAGGGTTTCCTATTAATACATTCTCATTTCGCAATAAATGCCATCCTAGCTTTTTATGAGCATTGACAAGCTGATGAAGATTTTCGCGTTTGGCTTCTTCGGTAGGCCATGAGCTATAATCGCCATAGTCATGATTTCCCAGAATGGAATAAATACCTAATCTGGCTTTAATATTTTTAAAAATGGAAATGAAAGGCAAAATCTCGTCTGAAGAATTATTAACCAGGTCCCCTGTGAAGAATACCAAATCCGGCTGTTGTTTATTAACCAGTTTTACAGCGTGTGCCAGAGGTGAAGTCACGGTAAAACTTCCGCTGTGAATATCACTGATCTGAGCAATCCTTAATCCGTTATATTTTTCGGGAAGGTTGGGAAGCAACAGCGAAATCTTTTTCACCTGGTAGTTATAGCCACCCCGGAATACACCATAGATTAAGCCGCTTAAATATAATCCCGATACAACTAACCCCATCTGTGTAAGAAAATTAGAACGGGAAATATTTCGGGTGGCATTAATATTTTTAAATGGGATAATTTTAATTGCCATCCACTGTAACCCGCGCCGCAGGTCATCAATGAGTAAAAAAGGTATCAGAAGTATTTTAGGCAGATAAAAAATGATTAGTGCACCAAGCCATATAACACGTAAAGTTTGCGGCAAATTGAAAAGGCTATAAAAAAGACTAAAGAAAAATATGCTTCCGACGGTAAAAGCCGTAATGGCAAAATATGTAATAGTGACAAAGCGTTTCAGTCCGGCAGATGAAAAGGTAATTGCGTGCCGTATGGCCTGAAAGCTATAAATATCAATTATAAAAATTACTGAAGCGAAAATGAAAATGGGAATATAACGACTCATTCTTTCAGATAAAAAGCGTGGCAAATGTCAGTAATATTGACGGGAGAAAGACTATTGTATTGTAGACCATGAAATTTATCCTATTATTTTTCACTTTAGTTACTGTCTCATTCTACCCTGGTATCACTTATTCCCAGGTAAAAGCCGATTCCTTAAATCCATTTACTCATGCAGATTCTTTACGCGGAATGCTTACTCCTGCCCGTTCCTGTTACGATGTAACATTTTATGATTTAGTGATGGGTATAGATATAAAACGCCATTCCATTAAGGGAAATAACACTATATATTTCGATGTATTGGCCGATTTTGATTCTATGCAGATAGACCTGTTTCATAAAATAAAAATTGACAGTATCGTTTTCAACCATGAGAATCTGAAATACCGAAGAGATCAAAATGCCGTATTTATTAAATTTCCATCCATACAAAAAGTGTTGGAAAAAAAATTGCTGACAATATATTATTCGGGCGTTCCTCAAGTAGCAAAATCACCGCCGTGGGATGGTGGTTTTGTCTGGAAAAAAGATGCGAAAAACCAGGATTGGATAGGTGTGGCATGTGAAGGAACAGGATCTTCGCTATGGTGGCCATGTAAAGATCATTTAAGCGATGAGCCAGATAGCATGCAGATCACTTTTACCGTACCAACGGGCTTGAGCTGCATCTCCAATGGAAACCTTCGTGATACCACGCCTGAGGCAAACGGCACTACAAAATGGCAATGGTTTGTCAGCTATCCTATAAATAATTATAATGTTACAGTTAACATTGCCGGCTATTCTCATTTCAGTGACTATTACTTAAGTGGTTCAGACACTTTACAGCTGGATTACTATGTGCTTCCGGATAATGTAAATGCTGCTAAGGAGCACTTTCAACAAGTGAAATTGATGATGGCCTGTTATGAAAAATATTTTGGCCGGTATCCTTTCTGGCGTGATGGATATGCATTGGTGGAAACAAATTATTGGGGAATGGAACACCAGGGAGCAATTTCTTATGGGAATAATTATACAAATAATAAGCAAGGCTTTGACTATATAATCGTGCATGAATCAGCTCATGAGTGGTGGGGCAATAATGTATCTGTAAAGGATGCAGCAGATATGTGGATTCATGAATCGTTTGCCACATACGCCGAGGCATTATTTATCGAATGCAATGCAGGTTACAATGCTTCCATTGATTACCTTAAAACACAACGATGGAAAATCGTGGACAAGCAACCTAATATCGGGCCTTACAATGTTAATTATGATGCAAAGGATAAAGATTTATACAATAAAGGGGCCTGGATGCTTCACACTTTCAGAAGTGTTGTTAATAATGACTCTTTGTTTTTTAATATCCTTTATGAAATTCAACAGCATTTTAAATTACAGACCATTACTTCGGATCAGTTAATTGCTTTTATTAATGAGGTTTCAGGAAAAGATAATACCGCTTTTTTTGATCAGTACCTTCACTACGCGGCTCCTCCAGTATTGGAATATAAAACCAGGCAGAAAGGAAAAAAGCTTCGACTTACCTACCGTTGGAAAACAGATGTAGGATCGTTTAATATGCCTGTGGAAGTAACGAGTGCCTCTTCTTTTTATTTGGGTAAAATGGTAAGGCAATACATGCTAATTCATTCTACCAGTGACTGGCAAACGATAACCTTCCCAAAATTAAAAGCAGAAGATTTTGATGTGAACAGTGACAGGTATTATGTAAAAAAGGAAAAAGTTAAATGAATATTATTTAATGATTGTGGTTCTTCATTAAATGCTCTTTAGGAATGGAGGCTACTTTTTTATCCAGTAGGCATTAATTTTCCATTTGCCGACCTGAAAACTTCGGATAGAATCAGCGTACTCTGCTAATCTGATTCCCTGAGAAACATATGCATGGTTAGACTCTTCCTCATCAGGCTCAGAAAGAATTACATCAGGATGAATTGCGTTGAAAATATTTTTATCATTCATAAAATTACGCCATACGGGTTTTGTGATAGCATCGCTTTCCCAACCTAAAGAAGGAGCCCATGGTCCGATCATTATTGCACTATTTTTTTTAAAAGAGGTGGAAAAATAATTATTAATGTCGCGAATGGCATAAGTACGGCGATGGTAAAGTTGACCCAGTTCGTATAAATTTATTGTTGTGAAAAGTATTAGCAATGAACCGCCGATAAACCTTGAAAAAGAAAGAAAAAACTTCTTTTCGTTTTGCAAATGGAAGATCAATTCAGCAATAACTACACTTGATAAAAGACCCGCAACAAAATAATAGCTGACTAAATAACGGGATGGCAGATAGGTCATTGTTAGCTTATGCAACTCCAGCAGAAGCCATACCAGAAGGAGCGGAAACAGTATCTTAAACTGACTGTGAACTGATCTTTTCCAAAGAAAAAAACCAAAGATAACAGTGATAAAAGACAAGGCATTATACAACCTTCCCTGTGGATTCAGCAGTAAATTTTTGATATTGCTCAACATAATTTTAGGAATTCCTGCAATTGCAGCGTACTTGTCGGTTGCTTCATTTTGTAGCATATAATTGAAGGGCCTGTTAAAAGGCAGGTACCAGCACAGCATATAAAATGTGATAAATAGCAGCGTGAAAGATACCGTCAGGAAAATATTCCTGGAAACGTTTTCGGCAGTAAGTAATTTTTTTCTTTCCAGTATATATATAAGAGAAACACATGCTGGAGCTAACAATACAATATATAAAAACTGGATTTTAGTATAATAAGAAAATGCGCTGAACAAGACAGAACATAATAAATGAAATAACTTCTTTTGCTCAATCGTGAACAGCCTGAATAAAAAATAGACAGATAAAAAATTCCAGCATGTGCTCATCATTTCGCTTAGGCTGAAATGGCTGTACTGGAATACGAAATATTGTATCAATGTGGTAAAGCAAAATATTACCATTACAGTTCTGTAATAGTTGTTCCGGCAAGAAATAAACATTACTGTAAGGACTATAAGGAGAACCGTTAGCCTGGCTACAATAAGATGGGTTCCGGCAAATTTCAGCGGAATGTATAACAGGAGATTGAATAGTGGTGTCTTAATCAAATTGTCACATTCGGTCATGTCTAAATCACCATGATTAATATAGTTTCGCAGCTGGCTCGTATTCAGGCCTTCATCAGTAAAAGCATCGCGGCTTAGAGAAAGATTAATATCCGGATCAGCATTCAGAAAAAAAAAATGAATCAATAAAATTCCCACCAATAAAATAAAGGGTACCCATAGTGGAATTTTAGGCATTGGTAACTAGTTTAACAGAGAAGGAATTTAGCGGATTTTAAAGATTAACCCGGGATAAAATGCTAATTGCTTTTTCAACCATGGAATCATCTACATCAAGATGTGTAACCATACGTACCTGATTTTTTCCAATAGGAATACATAGAATTTCGCTTTCTTTTAATAGTGCCGTGAACTTCTCCGCAGAAAATTCATCTTTCAGCTTGAAAATAATAATGTTTGTTTCCACAGGAAGCATCCAGTCCGTATAATAAGCTGTTTCTAAAAAGGCACCAATTGCTTTGGCTTTGCGGTGATCGTCTTTTAACCGGCCAACATGATGGTCGAGAGCATAAATCCCGGCTGCTGCTAAAAGTCCGGCTTGTCGCATTCCCCCGCCGAATATTTTTCTGTATTTGCGGGTACCTTTAATAAATTCTTTATTGCTTAATAGTAGTGAACCCACAGGGCATCCCAATCCCTTTGAGAGGCATACAGAGATAGAATCAAATTGAGGGCCTAGTTCGGCCGGCGCTATATTTAATTCTGCCAAAGCATTAAAAATGCGCGCGCCATCCAGATGAATTTTAAGGCCGTTATCATGGGCTGTTTTACCCAGCGCGATCATTTCTGGCAGCGTATAATAACTGCCGCCTCCCCGATTTGCGGTATTCTCAATGCTTACCAGGCGTGTATTTGTGTGATGATCATTTATGGGATTGATATTGTCAAGGATATCCTGTGGTTTTATGCGGCCCCGGTCTCCATGTATCAGCCTTACTGAACAGCCGGAGTGAAAAGCGATGCCTCCCGCTTCGTAAAAATAAACATGGTTGGTCCGTTCAATGATCACTTCATCACCAGGCTGAGTATGATTCTTTACAGCAAGCTGATTGGTCATGGTTCCGGAAGGGCAATAGAGTGCAGCCTCCTTCCCGAACATCTTCGATGCTTTTTCCTCCAGTGCATTAATGGTGGGATCTTCCCCAAAAACATCATCTCCTACTTCTGCATTCACCATTGCTTCAAGCATTGCTTTAGTAGGCCGCGTTACTGTATCGCTTCTTAAATCAATCATTTTTTTTGTTGAATTTCCTGGGATGCAAAATGATTCTGTAAACTAAATAATGTTAGAAACTTACGTGCAGCAATTTGCCAATAAACTCCGAGCCAAAAGCAGGCCTGAGTAATAAAGTAAAGATGATACCGCATAGAGCTCCATAAAAATGCGCATCATGGTTAATATTATCTATACCTCCTTTTC
This region includes:
- a CDS encoding aminotransferase class V-fold PLP-dependent enzyme, with translation MIDLRSDTVTRPTKAMLEAMVNAEVGDDVFGEDPTINALEEKASKMFGKEAALYCPSGTMTNQLAVKNHTQPGDEVIIERTNHVYFYEAGGIAFHSGCSVRLIHGDRGRIKPQDILDNINPINDHHTNTRLVSIENTANRGGGSYYTLPEMIALGKTAHDNGLKIHLDGARIFNALAELNIAPAELGPQFDSISVCLSKGLGCPVGSLLLSNKEFIKGTRKYRKIFGGGMRQAGLLAAAGIYALDHHVGRLKDDHRKAKAIGAFLETAYYTDWMLPVETNIIIFKLKDEFSAEKFTALLKESEILCIPIGKNQVRMVTHLDVDDSMVEKAISILSRVNL